Proteins encoded together in one Sylvia atricapilla isolate bSylAtr1 chromosome 2, bSylAtr1.pri, whole genome shotgun sequence window:
- the SENP7 gene encoding sentrin-specific protease 7 isoform X7, with translation MSGRTSSSSHVSFRIPKKKTGTKSEDVQVQSPLARLPSSHHCDYPLKEWRLSANNRKPSTKGKKQKDCNRHSSNDEESIGSERCLRKTDDEPCKLPKASKELEKTNSVTFRRRELQRKENKRRGELEKRSRHMNSTTLSQKESGSFDSEKRKRRHSGHISDDCNAHIPQKSLVLSEKQSLSSAQSPGCRIPSEDGRDHRSNPILVPDCPAERDSKATSTPNHSPAHSHAEGSASESPPRNLSKQQLSASSEGVISSQVSTIRRLKMDKSEYLSSLRNRICRGNQQLVSIDPIILSSDDEDGPSESQCTELMQDSITENKETDQQSDFRFSDKHLKDKRKSHTEQFLTESIEDGCPLSLPSGSTPRKQTNLALDVEFDRLHIGKFKCSSTGPARFTMKNVVIPFQVSLKNIQLTVDTLDLRRFGWWKSDGGCSSTIIFLWLSVDYVEKIEIQMGKVVTSKPSKSNEFVFLELSQPLTKWEEDRLTELITAVSKRNRAPDLAECLSLKQALPLFKDLSPEESSFMSCSKDLLMQYMPKENTSDAHHEPVIQESKLKVIRHSYALANKQNSGCYCISLSSALNEEWKEVREMGAVNNLIVYPPPPAKGGLGVTREDLECLEYGEFLNDVIIDFYLKYLLLEKAPKHVADRTHIFSSFFYKCLTRTEKNSEGDVKVSAAQRRHRRVRTWTRHINIFNKDYIFVPVNEESHWYIAVICFPWLEDAVYEECQNSVSHRPQQSPLEPERENTRAGSVLFKDEEERDGNKTLFSKGGNKIAASASVLYSAISKISLSNSKNQICKRPCILILDSLKACSVQKTIQVLREYLEVEWEAKRKTHREFSKSTMIGLCPRVPKQDNSSDCGIYLLQYVESFFQNPIVNFEQPLHLENWFPRQLIRNKRDEIRDLILQLHFQQQSGSSS, from the exons GTCTGAACGTTGCTTGAGAAAGACAGATGATGAACCCTGTAAATTGCCCAAGGCTTCTAAGGAGCTAGAAAAAACTAATTCTGTCACTTTCAGAAGACGAGAACTGCAAAGGAAAG aaAACAAGCGCCGTGGTGAActggagaagaggagcagaCACATGAACAGCACTACTCTTAGTCAGAAGGAATCAGGCTCTTTTGAttctgagaaaaggaaaagaagacacAGTGGCCATATTTCTGATGATTGTAATGCGCACATTCCACAAAAGTCTCTTGTACTCTCT GAAAAGCAAAGTTTGAGTTCAGCTCAGTCTCCTGGCTGCAGAATACCCAGTGAGGATGGACGAGATCACAGATCTAATCCTATTCTGGTGCCGGACTGTCCAGCAGAGAGAGACTCTAAAGCCACTTCCACCCCCAACCACTCCCCTGCTCACAGCCACGCAGAGGGCTCTGCCTCAGAGTCTCCTCCCAGGAATTtgtcaaagcagcagctttctgccAGCAGTGAGGGTGTGATTTCCTCCCAAGTTAGTACCATCAGGAGATTGAAGATGGACAAGTCCGAGTACCTGAGCAGTCTGCGGAACAGAATCTGCAGGGGTAATCAGCAACTTGTTTCCATTGACCCAA tTATCCTTTCCAGTGATGATGAAGATGGACCTTCTGAATCACAATGCACAGAGCTGATGCAGGATAGtataactgaaaataaagaaacagacCAACAGTCTGACTTCCGTTTCTCAGACAAGCACTTaaaagacaagaggaaaagTCACACAGAACAG tttttaacAGAGTCAATTGAAGATGGATGTCCTCTCAGCTTACCTTCTGGAAGCACACCTAGAAAGCAGACAAACCTGGCACTGGATGTTGAATTTGATAGACTACACATTGGGAAGTTTAAGTGTTCATCAACAGGTCCTGCTAGG TTTACAATGAAAAATGTAGTGATCCCATTTCAAG TGTCCCTTAAGAACATTCAGCTGACAGTGGATACACTGGATCTGAGAAGATTTGGCTGGTGGAAAAGTGATGGTGGATGTTCTtcaacaattatttttctttggttgtcTGTGGATTATGTAGAAAAGATTGAAATCCAGATGGGAAAGGTAGTTACCAGCAAGCCAT ccaaaTCCAATGAATTTGTATTTCTTGAACTGTCTCAACCACTTACAAAATGGGAAGAGGACAGACTGACTGAACTGATTACAGCTGTCAGCAAGAGGAACAGAGCACCAGATCTTGCTGAGTGTTTGTCTTTGAAACAAGCATTACCCTTATTTAAGGATCTTTCTCCTGAAGAAAGCTCTTTCATGAGTTGCAGTAAGGATCTACTAATGCAATATATGCCAAAAGAGAATACCTCAGATGCTCATCATGAGCCTGTAATTCAG GAATCAAAGCTAAAAGTGATCAGGCACAGTTATGCCCTTGCAAATAAGCAGAATAGTGGCTGCTATTGTATCTCTTTGTCCTCTGCACTGAATGAAGAATGGAAGGAAGTAAGAGAAATGGGAGCAGTTAATAA TTTAATTGTTTATCCACCCCCACCTGCAAAAGGAGGACTGGGAGTCACAAGAGAAGACCTAGAGTGCTTAGAATATGGAGAGTTTCTCAATGATGTCATTATTGATTTCTATCTGAA GTATCTGTTATTGGAGAAAGCACCAAAGCATGTTGCTGACCGTACGCACATTTTTAGCAGTTTCTTCTACAAGTGCCTGaccaggacagaaaaaaactcAGAGGGGGATGTCAAAGTTTC agcagcacagagaagacACAGAAGAGTAAGAACATGGACTCGCCATATAAATATCTTCAATAAAGATTATATCTTTGTGCCTGTGAATGAGGA GTCTCACTGGTACATTGCAGTTATCTGTTTTCCCTGGTTGGAAGATGCTGTGTATGAGGAGTGTCAGAACTCAGTGTCCCACCGGCCTCAGCAATCTCCGCTTGAGCCAGAGAGGGAGAACACTAGAGCTGGCTCAGTGCTCTTCAAGGATGAAGAAGAGAGGGATGGCAACAAAACTTTATTCTCTAAAG GTGGCAATAaaattgctgcttctgcttcagTTCTATATTCAGCTATTTCTAAA ATCTCCCTGAGTAATTCCAAAAATCAGATTTGTAAAAG GCCTTGTATACTCATCTTAGACTCCTTGAAAGCATGTTCTGTGCAGAAAACAATTCAGGTTTTGAGAGA GTACCTTGAAGTGGAATGGGAAGCTAAACGAAAAACACATCGGGAATTCAGTAAATCAACGATGATTGGCCTATGTCCCAGAGTGCCTAAACAAGATAACAGCAGTGATTGTGGGATCTATTTGTTGCAGTATGTGGAAAGCTTCTTCCAG AATCCCATAGTTAATTTTGAACAACCACTGCATCTGGAGAATTGGTTCCCTCGTCAGCTGATCAGAAACAAAAGAGACGAAATTCGAGACCTGATCTTGCAACTGCACTTTCAACAGCagagtggcagcagcagctaa